A window of the Xenopus laevis strain J_2021 chromosome 9_10L, Xenopus_laevis_v10.1, whole genome shotgun sequence genome harbors these coding sequences:
- the LOC108704754 gene encoding uncharacterized protein LOC108704754 isoform X1 — protein sequence MGEAGGAGGAAKLLHFPKTLSVGFLCLLFLPRAGAVLDIFTSSQRALAGSDVLLHCNFQIEKTSQNHEPPTVIWYFQDKEIARYDNKGLSLSPRTSFNGQAANMGDASLSLANVSISDEGIYRCHVVYGQEKKDGEVVLKVVDKRSRIAMVIALTLLLVAGLGIAAIIWKDKMKAASRSMTVSEIKGPEKLLDGEETALYCTVSNCPQGDPQVTWIEERSGDQWEIPQCQNSGDPGEAEQLLGDSYLITCRKEGLQSYCSSLRFVPRVGKHRDVTLICRFVWAGKTKEKRFQCTNIYAKPAQVSVVPSLCDSEEILYSLTLRGFYPRDVSITWTCGVGDSQEKTQSREQYEENSDLTFNMCSEARIPGNQFKDPAFRLDMTWEHGSLDAPEYRAFSIQDPDYPWDPIVEPIQDTKFLHNSPTTLQCNISEYFPDALTVTWLRKGAESEELTEVPSTHPEMQSCQQEDNTYSYTAGLTISPKLRDQGAEYICRVAHPSLVKPIERNTGNINVMAQPMLLEPIEMKLVDNNRVQFSITLRSFYPQDIHINWSHGESPAQFEQQSQNKLTQQEDLTHEVTSVCTFPGENFKDVKYKVHVTWNHVTLEAPESRELWVTDFPWRPQVGEIVVPTLGKKKVALSCEISGYFPDALTVSWFRKGEGDQSDNPLPEKRYKVSDLTSARQEDGTFSSETQLTFSPDQKTDQGAEFICRVGHPSLGHLVERRIIPLVVARNSQTEEQDQNTTDPTKKKTAMEKLRDKLF from the exons ATGGGAGAGGCTGGAGGGGCTGGAGGGGCTGCCAAACTGCTCCACTTCCCTAAGACCCTCAGTGTGGGATTTCTCTGCCTGTTATTTCTGCCCCGGGcag GTGCAGTTCTGGACATATTTACATCTTCCCAACGTGCACTCGCtggctctgatgttcttctccaCTGCAACTTCCAAATAGAAAAAACATCCCAAAACCATGAACCCCCAACTGTAATCTGGTACTTTCAGGATAAGGAAATTGCAAGATATGATAACAAAGGTTTGTCCCTCAGCCCAAGAACTTCATTCAATGGACAGGCAGCAAATATGGGAGATGCCTCCTTGTCTCTGGCCAACGTGTCCATCTCAGATGAAGGGATCTACAGGTGTCATGTTGTATACGGACAAGAAAAAAAGGATGGGGAGGTTGTGTTAAAGGTTGTAG ACAAGAGGAGCAGGATTGCCATGGTGATAGCACTGACCCTTTTACTTGTAGCCGGATTGGGAATTGCTGCAATAATCTGGAAAGACAAAATGAAAG CAGCTTCTCGGAGTATGACAGTGAGTGAGATTAAAGGGCCAGAGAAGTTGTTGGATGGAGAAGAGACAGCTCTGTACTGTACGGTCAGTAACTGCCCACAGGGGGACCCACAGGTCACATGGATTGAGGAGAGGTCAGGAGACCAGTGGGAGATACCACAGTGTCAGAACTCAGGGGACCCAGGGGAAGCAGAACAGCTGTTGGGTGACTCCTACTTGATCACCTGCAGGAAAGAGGGGCTGCAAAGCTACTGCTCCTCCCTGAGATTTGTACCCCGTGTGGGGAAACACAGAGACGTGACCCTTATCTGCAGGTTTGTCTGGGCTGGGAAGACTAAGGAGAAGAGATTCCAGTGCACAAACATTTATG CCAAACCAGCACAGGTATCAGTGGTCCCATCTCTGTGTGATTCTGAGGAGATCCTGTACTCTCTCACCTTGCGGGGATTCTACCCCAGAGATGTCTCCATCAcatggacctgtggggtgggagaTTCCCAAGAGAAGACTCAATCCAGAGAACAATATGAGGAAAATTCAGATCTAACATTCAATATGTGCAGTGAGGCCAGGATTCCTGGGAATCAGTTTAAGGATCCAGCATTCCGACTGGATATGACTTGGGAACATGGATCCTTGGATGCACCAGAATATAGAGCTTTCTCTATACAGGATCCAG ATTACCCTTGGGACCCCATTGTGGAACCAATACAGGACACTAAGTTTCTCCATAACAGCCCAACCACCCTGCAGTGCAACATCTCAGAGTATTTCCCTGATGCCCTGACAGTGACGTGGCTGAGGAAAGGGGCAGAGAGTGAGGAACTAACAGAAGTGCCCAGTACACACCCCGAAATGCAATCCTGCCAACAGGAAGATAACACCTACAGTTACACCGCAGGTCTCACCATCTCCCCCAAACTGAGAGACCAGGGGGCAGAATATATCTGCAGGGTGGCACATCCCAGTCTGGTGAAACCCATAGAGAGAAACACTGGCAATATCAACGTCATGG CTCAGCCCATGCTCCTAGAGCCCATAGAAATGAAACTTGTTGATAACAACAGAGTTCAGTTCTCTATCACCCTACGGAGCTTCTATCCTCAAGATATTCACATCAACTGGAGCCACGGAGAGAGCCCGGCACAATTTGAGCAACAAAGTCAGAACAAGCTAACACAACAGGAAGATCTTACACATGAGGTTACCAGTGTGTGCACCTTTCCTGGGGAAAACTTCAAAGATGTCAAATATAAAGTCCATGTGACCTGGAACCATGTGACTTTGGAAGCCCCTGAATCCAGGGAACTGTGGGTAACAG ATTTCCCATGGCGCCCACAGGTAGGTGAGATTGTGGTTCCTACACTGGGTAAGAAGAAAGTGGCACTGAGCTGTGAGATCTCTGGGTATTTCCCTGATGCCCTGACTGTCAGCTGGTTCAGGAAGGGGGAAGGAGACCAATCAGATAACCCCCTTCCTGAGAAACGCTATAAAGTTTCAGATCTTACATCTGCCAGGCAGGAAGATGGGACATTTTCTTCTGAAACACAATTAACCTTCTCCCCAGACCAGAAGACTGACCAAGGAGCTGAATTCATCTGCAGAGTTGGACACCCCAGCCTGGGGCATTTAGTAGAGAGAAGAATCATCCCTTTGGTTGTAGCTAGGAATTCCCAAACGGAGGAGCAGGACCAGAATACAACAGATCCAACCAAAAAGAAAACAGCAATGGAGAAACTGAGAgataaattgttttaa
- the LOC108704754 gene encoding uncharacterized protein LOC108704754 isoform X2 → MGEAGGAGGAAKLLHFPKTLSVGFLCLLFLPRAGAVLDIFTSSQRALAGSDVLLHCNFQIEKTSQNHEPPTVIWYFQDKEIARYDNKGLSLSPRTSFNGQAANMGDASLSLANVSISDEGIYRCHVVYGQEKKDGEVVLKVVDKRSRIAMVIALTLLLVAGLGIAAIIWKDKMKASRSMTVSEIKGPEKLLDGEETALYCTVSNCPQGDPQVTWIEERSGDQWEIPQCQNSGDPGEAEQLLGDSYLITCRKEGLQSYCSSLRFVPRVGKHRDVTLICRFVWAGKTKEKRFQCTNIYAKPAQVSVVPSLCDSEEILYSLTLRGFYPRDVSITWTCGVGDSQEKTQSREQYEENSDLTFNMCSEARIPGNQFKDPAFRLDMTWEHGSLDAPEYRAFSIQDPDYPWDPIVEPIQDTKFLHNSPTTLQCNISEYFPDALTVTWLRKGAESEELTEVPSTHPEMQSCQQEDNTYSYTAGLTISPKLRDQGAEYICRVAHPSLVKPIERNTGNINVMAQPMLLEPIEMKLVDNNRVQFSITLRSFYPQDIHINWSHGESPAQFEQQSQNKLTQQEDLTHEVTSVCTFPGENFKDVKYKVHVTWNHVTLEAPESRELWVTDFPWRPQVGEIVVPTLGKKKVALSCEISGYFPDALTVSWFRKGEGDQSDNPLPEKRYKVSDLTSARQEDGTFSSETQLTFSPDQKTDQGAEFICRVGHPSLGHLVERRIIPLVVARNSQTEEQDQNTTDPTKKKTAMEKLRDKLF, encoded by the exons ATGGGAGAGGCTGGAGGGGCTGGAGGGGCTGCCAAACTGCTCCACTTCCCTAAGACCCTCAGTGTGGGATTTCTCTGCCTGTTATTTCTGCCCCGGGcag GTGCAGTTCTGGACATATTTACATCTTCCCAACGTGCACTCGCtggctctgatgttcttctccaCTGCAACTTCCAAATAGAAAAAACATCCCAAAACCATGAACCCCCAACTGTAATCTGGTACTTTCAGGATAAGGAAATTGCAAGATATGATAACAAAGGTTTGTCCCTCAGCCCAAGAACTTCATTCAATGGACAGGCAGCAAATATGGGAGATGCCTCCTTGTCTCTGGCCAACGTGTCCATCTCAGATGAAGGGATCTACAGGTGTCATGTTGTATACGGACAAGAAAAAAAGGATGGGGAGGTTGTGTTAAAGGTTGTAG ACAAGAGGAGCAGGATTGCCATGGTGATAGCACTGACCCTTTTACTTGTAGCCGGATTGGGAATTGCTGCAATAATCTGGAAAGACAAAATGAAAG CTTCTCGGAGTATGACAGTGAGTGAGATTAAAGGGCCAGAGAAGTTGTTGGATGGAGAAGAGACAGCTCTGTACTGTACGGTCAGTAACTGCCCACAGGGGGACCCACAGGTCACATGGATTGAGGAGAGGTCAGGAGACCAGTGGGAGATACCACAGTGTCAGAACTCAGGGGACCCAGGGGAAGCAGAACAGCTGTTGGGTGACTCCTACTTGATCACCTGCAGGAAAGAGGGGCTGCAAAGCTACTGCTCCTCCCTGAGATTTGTACCCCGTGTGGGGAAACACAGAGACGTGACCCTTATCTGCAGGTTTGTCTGGGCTGGGAAGACTAAGGAGAAGAGATTCCAGTGCACAAACATTTATG CCAAACCAGCACAGGTATCAGTGGTCCCATCTCTGTGTGATTCTGAGGAGATCCTGTACTCTCTCACCTTGCGGGGATTCTACCCCAGAGATGTCTCCATCAcatggacctgtggggtgggagaTTCCCAAGAGAAGACTCAATCCAGAGAACAATATGAGGAAAATTCAGATCTAACATTCAATATGTGCAGTGAGGCCAGGATTCCTGGGAATCAGTTTAAGGATCCAGCATTCCGACTGGATATGACTTGGGAACATGGATCCTTGGATGCACCAGAATATAGAGCTTTCTCTATACAGGATCCAG ATTACCCTTGGGACCCCATTGTGGAACCAATACAGGACACTAAGTTTCTCCATAACAGCCCAACCACCCTGCAGTGCAACATCTCAGAGTATTTCCCTGATGCCCTGACAGTGACGTGGCTGAGGAAAGGGGCAGAGAGTGAGGAACTAACAGAAGTGCCCAGTACACACCCCGAAATGCAATCCTGCCAACAGGAAGATAACACCTACAGTTACACCGCAGGTCTCACCATCTCCCCCAAACTGAGAGACCAGGGGGCAGAATATATCTGCAGGGTGGCACATCCCAGTCTGGTGAAACCCATAGAGAGAAACACTGGCAATATCAACGTCATGG CTCAGCCCATGCTCCTAGAGCCCATAGAAATGAAACTTGTTGATAACAACAGAGTTCAGTTCTCTATCACCCTACGGAGCTTCTATCCTCAAGATATTCACATCAACTGGAGCCACGGAGAGAGCCCGGCACAATTTGAGCAACAAAGTCAGAACAAGCTAACACAACAGGAAGATCTTACACATGAGGTTACCAGTGTGTGCACCTTTCCTGGGGAAAACTTCAAAGATGTCAAATATAAAGTCCATGTGACCTGGAACCATGTGACTTTGGAAGCCCCTGAATCCAGGGAACTGTGGGTAACAG ATTTCCCATGGCGCCCACAGGTAGGTGAGATTGTGGTTCCTACACTGGGTAAGAAGAAAGTGGCACTGAGCTGTGAGATCTCTGGGTATTTCCCTGATGCCCTGACTGTCAGCTGGTTCAGGAAGGGGGAAGGAGACCAATCAGATAACCCCCTTCCTGAGAAACGCTATAAAGTTTCAGATCTTACATCTGCCAGGCAGGAAGATGGGACATTTTCTTCTGAAACACAATTAACCTTCTCCCCAGACCAGAAGACTGACCAAGGAGCTGAATTCATCTGCAGAGTTGGACACCCCAGCCTGGGGCATTTAGTAGAGAGAAGAATCATCCCTTTGGTTGTAGCTAGGAATTCCCAAACGGAGGAGCAGGACCAGAATACAACAGATCCAACCAAAAAGAAAACAGCAATGGAGAAACTGAGAgataaattgttttaa